GCTCATACTGGCCCTCTGCAGATAAACTCCCTCTGCAGGAGGCCAGCTGTGCTCCAGGTAGGGGGCCGGGCCTCCAAAGTTCACATTCAGCTGAGAGGGGATGCGGACCTCCAAATACGCTGTGTCTAACCACCATTCCTCCAACTgaggaataaagagaaaacagtcagcTGAGCCGAAAACCCAGAGCTAAAGAGGACATCTGTAAGACCAAAACAAGACATTCACAGCTGAATAACGCACCCAGTTCTTCTTCGTCTTGGCTCTTTGCAGTAGTTTCTTATGCAGCTCTTTGCCAACTCCCTCTTGGAATTTTCTCACAATGTCTACTGTAGCCTTAAACTCTTTCTCAGATGCAAATGGATGAACTGAAGGAAAACATGgcaacacaaaaaaactgtcagtgaaTCAGCGTTGGACCGTCAAGTAAGAAATGCAAATGTACAAAATACTGAGTCAGTATGAAACACACAATCAGTCATGCTGGGCATGAGCCAGTTACAGGTTTCAAGGTATCATACCATTCCTACAGTATAAGCTGCATGTCTAAACGTTTGGCCAAATTTACTAGGAACCAGCTCAAAACCAAAGATAAGGGTTTTTAAAGGCTAAAGGGCAAAATTACAGAATCACACGCCACACATAGTAAACtctggtttttatttaaaggagtacaaatatttatataaagacaagtaacaacagcaacagtgacCAGTTGAGGTAATGCTGAATTTTCCTAGTTATACACAGAATTCATTTGAGCAAATATTTGAAGTTTCCCGAACTGAAACAGTTACAGCAGCTACTATCTTACCTGCATCCAGGTACTTCAACAGGCTGCTCTCTAGTGACGGTACAGGCAGGGGAGGCAGGCTGCTTTGGTGCTGGAAGGTCCGCTCTGGCAGTGACTCTGACAAATGATTAGCCATTTCTTCTCCCTGTAATACAAACAAATGTTGCACTGACATGAAGCTGAGGCAGACGTCGCTCTGTGTCACCTGTATGACAGGGTATGATTCATTTGATCTCGACGAATTCTTGCTTCAGACAACAAACTAAGAATGACGAAGAATGTAGGTGAACAGACAATGTCTGTGTATTTGGTCGTCTTTTATTGTCAAGTACAACTCATGTATGTGGATCCTCTGTGATATATGTGATTAAAACAAGAGTCTAAGCTTCCTCCTCTGAGGTTTCTCTGaattgtttgtttgaatttcaCTGTGAACACAGTCGGTTTAGCATTTGCATGTGTCTTTCGTTGCCAGCTTTAATATCCCAGTGTTATTGTGTAATATCGTGTACCTTTAACAAGTCCCCGTGCTGTCTCGCTAATGGTATGAAAGCCTTTTAATCAATCCATAAGCTCCTTTAACGACCACAAAACTTGAAAAAGCTGTTTGTGTAACTCGACTATCAACGCCCAGttcaacagagaaaaagacaaccAAACTCTGAACTGAATTAAGGCAGATTATTTCGGGTTCCTTTAAACTTGCTACCGTCATTAACATTAAGTTGTTCGTGTGTTTGAGCTCCTCTCCGCTGCGATTATCGGCTAACGctaagacaacaacaacatttcataTGTGGGTTTAACTTAATTTACACACTTCTTAGCTTTCAAACACAGCGCCGCTGTCAGCTCACCTTCTTCAGGATATGTTAACTTCAGTTCTCTTCATCCAGACACAGCTAATGTGTTGTGATACGGTGTTTTGTTGTCCCGTCACAACAGCTCCTGCTCCTCACCTTTACTCCACTGAACCGCTGCGCCTAGCAACACGGAACGTCCTTCTGCGCATGCGTGGAAAATTGCACTTGACCTAAATGTGGGTGAAACTATCTGAACTGCTGCAGAGAGGCCAGAGGTGGAGTGATTTAATGACTGTTGTAGCAACCTGACAGCGGTGAAGGAAGTAtttagtaaaagtaaataaCTAGAATGTGGACAATGTACTTAAAGCTACTTATTAATTGTACTTATTAATAGTAAAAGTGCTAAATGTAGACAATGTCCCTTGTGACTGGTTtcctattattattactgtcagAGAGGTGTCTGTTAAGTCTGTCCTCTCTGATATAAATGGAGTGGAATAAGAGAAGCACTTGTCCACATAGTGCAGTGCAAGTCAACAACACTGCAAAGTGCAGCCTccaaaaatgatcatacagttgaatcaacacctcccTAGAACAAAACGATCTTTCCTTCTGAAATATAAAGAAGTAGTAGTATAAAgtgggaaaaaacagaaatttcaAATAAGTAAGTACTGCAAAACGTTAGTCTTCAAGGACTTTAgtacaaacagaacagagacaatGATACTTGAGACAAAACCACTAGCTACATTCAGTATTTAATCCCTACACATTGTGGGGATTtatgaaatattattaaaaCACTTTTAATATAGACAAACAGATCCACAGGTCAGAGGCACTGTAAACCTTTTTCAGCATCAACATACCAGCAGCAGGTTCAATACTGATACTGAgtctttttatcatttaaaagtAGCTAATGTGTGATCATGTCCAGAGTGAAATGCATTATTAACACTCTACTTCTgaatatattttctatattaattTACAGTTTACCAAACATGGAGCATTTTCTTCTATGATTCTCTGTTAATTACTTGCATgtttaaacacaaaacagtttttcatgGTGAATAACAAATGTTCGATATGTGAATTCTCTGAACAAGATGATCcctgtgcacatgcacacaacagcaacaatacaCAAATATTGCAGCACTAAGAAGAGTGTTCATGTGCTGGGTTGTATTGATCCTAAATACACTGGTATCAATACTCAAAACACAAATTTGTATCAGTAGCAACTCTGGAGATCAATGCACCTTCTTCTACAATATGGCTGAAGTATGCCCATATCTACACTGAGAGAGGTGTTTGCTTGCTGTAATCAATCCTCTTGCTCTCACTGGCCATTAAGAGGCCTCCTCCTAGCCAGCCTCCGATTTAAGTGATggggaacaaaaacacaatcaatgTGATGGTCCTCCCTCTGTATAAAACTGAAGTGCTTGACCTCACTGATGCTGATGTGGCTGAATaggagcaaatccctgcagccagagTCAGAAATGCTGTGGCAAGTCAGCAGCAGGTTAATGCTCATAGTTTCGGAATGACATGTTCAACAATCACATATGGTTAGACTGGCATTCCCTCTTAAATATAATCGTGTATTTCTACCTGAATGCAAAGGAAAGCCAAAGTCCTAATAGAAAAGAGGCACaagttacagaaacaaaaacagtgcagagagaggttttattttcaaaatgtgtgcAGTAAGTATGTTCACATTAATTAGTCTGTCCTGATTAAAGGTCAAGTTTCACATTAACGTGCAcaagtatacagtatatttatagtTGAGCATATGTGGACTACAAGTATAAACTActttaattagataaaagagCCATTaccaaatgtaatattttaccCTTAGAGGATGCATAGAAGTTTCTTAGTTTAAAATGGAACAAtctatgtaaaaataaaatacataacaaGGTATAAATcacatcaaattaaaaaaaatctaaaattacTCTTCATCCTGCATAATTATGCCTCTGAAAGCAGAAGGCTACTTGTTATATAGGCAGCAGCATAGTTTTAGTAACGGAGTTAGTAGTCTGTTGTTCGTTTTATAGCATCAGTTCAGCCTCTTCAGTTTATTGCAAGTCTTACATCCCATATTTGCTGATGATTTCCTTTGCGAGGTTGATGTAGGCTGTCATGGCATCGTCCTTGGACATTCCTGAAAGAGAGCGGAAACACAAATGTTAAACTGTGATGGTGAGCATAGTGAGCATAGTAAATATTATATGATGCAAATGCTGTGCCTCAGTGCAGCCTTACAGTGCCACTAGCATCACTCACTTACCTCTTCTCTAGTTTAACAATGATGCAGGGAATCGCAGCTGACGCCACgtaacaccaccaccacagtgTAACTGACACCAAGTAACAAGTCTTGTGTTTCCAATTTACACTGACAagcatttttaatgtgttacCTTTCCTGGAGTCCCAGGCATCCCACTTGGCTTTTCCTTTAAAGTCCATCATTCCTGGTCGATCTGCgacacacagagaagagggaTTATTCAGAGTGTATGGAACACTGCATTAGAGCGATTCTTGTTCTTCTACAGCGAGTCATACCGGTGTTAACGTCTCCAACGATCGCCTGCTTGTAAAGCCCATACAggtccagcagctcctggtccGTGGGCTTCGTCTTCACCTTCTTCACATCCTCTGCCATCTTCTCAAACTCTGCCTGCAGGTTACACATCACCAGAGAAGATACTGTCAAGACTACAGCAGTTATGTTACTTTGCCAAGTCTAACCTGTGACCCAGCCTGAGGTATTTGGTGCAGTGGGAGTGTGTATTAAACACAGAATATGAGAATGTGCATATTAATTagttacagacagaaatgaataagAAATCAGAGCCTAGTATTCCAGTCATGGTGTGGAGCCCCGAGAAACCTATTGTCGCACAGGCTGGAGATAAACAATGGGCTTTTATTCAACACTCCAGGCTTTTGTGCCTACTTGAATAATCTACTTTTCAAAGGATCTGGGACATTGCACAACAGATAATTATAGACCATAGGAACCCTTTTAGGTTAGATAAAAACTTGTTACCCCCCGTGGACTTTCGGCGTATGaatgctgtttctgctgcaaaGATTCATCTGTAAATCTCAGATAAAATGGGTATTACATGagataatgaaatgttttttcgTCCTCTCGATTCATTTAGAGACAGATTCCTAATCCTGCATATTCATATTCAGTTAGTCTCCTTTTTGTTAAGCAATCTGTAGGCAATAAGTTAGCTGCAGCTGTGCTTCAGAGGGGCCAAAGAGACGGCAGATAAAGATAGTTTTCTTACATGCACCCCTCTCAGACTGTCGAAGATGGATGACACCATATACAGTAGATGGCGTGAACACCCGACCGCTACAACCGCTATTCATTTCACAGCGATAGCAATGACTCTCCGGTTATCGCTCCCGAAATGATAAATAAAGTGGAACCAAAAGCGGACAATATTCTTTTACCTGGACAGACATTTTCGCAGATGTGGCCCCGTAGCTGAGATAAGAGTATTTCTCCTGTCGGCTGGACGGTTTTGCGCAGCTGTAATTGCAGCACAGCTGATCAATGCAGCACTATTGTCGGCCAAGCTCAGGCctgtggagggggagggagcagaggagctgcagagaagcTGATTGGCTGCCAGCCACCCTCATTCACTCACTGcgacacacacagttttcataTAGGGAAATTAATAAAATGCTTATATTGACTGCTCTGACTTTATACTACTTCAGACCTGTACTCCTCTAATCTCTATTAGCTCTGCAGATTATGAgtttacacacaaaatatatattaatatgaGTCTACTAATAATAATCCAGTAATATGATTTAtagaattaatatttttaatggtaatttttatacttatacttataCTGATGTACTTctgtttttagcattttttttgttttgttttgttttttacacagtactattgctacttttacttttactttttatttcttgtgtgCATTGGTCCTGCTCGCATTAAAACTGTCTTTTATTATCAGCTTGTTAATCATGTGTATCTTGGAATTGCACGAACATGTACACATGCCGCTGTACAAATGGAGTTTAATTGATTAATAGTCTTCCATAGACTGCTATATTAAAGGATTATTAtatctggattttaaaaaaaactgttcgagtgttttatacagtgtgtaCATGAATGTACTACTGCCCCTTGAACGCTGATTGGCGCTGTTGgtgattttaaataaagttatttggATTCAAACAACATGGCGGCTTGCTGTGGTCTGCCCATGCTGCTGGACTGAGGATGTGAAAGCAGCAGTaaatttagaaaaagaaaagaaagaaaaagggattCTCTGCGTTAACAATCAGGTAAAGTTGCGTTCAGTGTCACTGGTGTTTGTCATGTATGTTgttgactgtctgtctgttgacGCAGGTCTGAACACTGGATGGAAACATCAACAGCTACACGAAATGTTATTCGATTATTGATCAGCAGTGATCAAAGAAGTAATCAGATCTAGCTCACAACACCACAGTGTTGACACTATGCTACAATTCAAGTCAGACATTCAGGGTTTTGTGGAAGTTAAAGTGTTGCAGCGGGTAAAGAGGCTAATTCTTATCTTAATCTATAATAATACTTCATAATTTGTCGATTATCTGAATCTGCAAAATAACTAGTAACTAATGTAATGGAGTAGTGGAGTAAAACGTGTAATGTTTCCCTCTGAAAAGTAATGTGGCAGAAATGAAGGTGCTGAATCACAAATATAACTCTAACAGTCTTCTTATTAAAGCCTGAATGATACACAGGATTATTGAGGCCAGCGTTAATATCTGTATTTGAGAGCAATTAGTTTTGTAACATGAAATCgtaacaaacaacattttttgcTAAAGATTCCTTACATTCAGTTATTAAATATTTGCTACTAAGGAactatatatataattttctatgtgttttaatgagtttAATTATTCTGTCACAGTTTGAATGCCTTTTAATGTTTAAGTACTATTCATTGTTATTACTACATGTGTTTAGTAGAACATTTTTATAGTTGAAAAATGAACCTGTTAGTGCTCTCTGGAGGATAAATTATGTGATGGAGACAAAATGATCTTAAAGCTAACCTgtgaaatttctgttttttttctaaaatgtattgTAACTATTGGTTGTCCtacctcttgttttttttttttttttggtggggggggTTCAGAGCAGGCATGGCCACTCCAGGGAAGCCAACTAAAAAGGAATTGAAAAAACACATTCCAACTAAAACCTCCTTCGTCTCACCCTTGACCCCAACATGGAGACCTCTCCCCCAACAGGACATGCACTTCATCCTGAAAACTCTGAAGGACAAACTGATCTCTGTGGGTCTTgaga
The window above is part of the Lates calcarifer isolate ASB-BC8 linkage group LG15, TLL_Latcal_v3, whole genome shotgun sequence genome. Proteins encoded here:
- the acbd7 gene encoding acyl-CoA-binding domain-containing protein 7 isoform X1; the encoded protein is MCNLQAEFEKMAEDVKKVKTKPTDQELLDLYGLYKQAIVGDVNTDRPGMMDFKGKAKWDAWDSRKGMSKDDAMTAYINLAKEIISKYGM
- the acbd7 gene encoding acyl-CoA-binding domain-containing protein 7 isoform X2; the encoded protein is MSVQAEFEKMAEDVKKVKTKPTDQELLDLYGLYKQAIVGDVNTDRPGMMDFKGKAKWDAWDSRKGMSKDDAMTAYINLAKEIISKYGM